One stretch of Punica granatum isolate Tunisia-2019 chromosome 5, ASM765513v2, whole genome shotgun sequence DNA includes these proteins:
- the LOC116207457 gene encoding heavy metal-associated isoprenylated plant protein 39-like produces the protein MAEKVTIMVIKVDLQCDRCYRKIRKVLCSFPEIRDQVYDEKQNLVTITVVSCCPERILKKICSKGGKSVEKIEMISRDKKKEGGDKAKDGSGEKKKDEQKGKEADPKKKESDKTAAKQPEKKKEGGDKPKEIKEPEKKVAKESMPVPVAGYPSIFPPVYPLQAYYDPYQQHQVYAGGHMSCPCNQCHGMPGYYMAREGNRGNYYGNRVDYFSEENPSFCTVM, from the exons ATGGCAGAGAAG GTGACAATAATGGTGATCAAGGTCGACCTTCAATGTGACCGTTGCTACCGGAAAATCAGGAAGGTGCTCTGCAGTTTTCCCG AAATACGAGACCAAGTCTACGATGAGAAGCAGAACTTGGTGACGATCACGGTGGTGAGCTGCTGCCCCGAGAGAATTCTGAAGAAGATCTGCTCCAAGGGAGGAAAGTCGGTCGAGAAGATCGAGATGATATCCCGGgataagaagaaagaaggcGGCGACAAAGCCAAGGACGGTTCCGGCGAAAAAAAGAAGGACGAGCAGAAGGGCAAGGAGGCCGATCCAAAGAAGAAGGAGTCCGATAAAACTGCAGCTAAGCAGCccgaaaagaagaaggaaggcGGGGATAAGCCCAAAGAGATCAAAGAGCCTGAGAAGAAGGTGGCAAAGGAGTCCATGCCAGTGCCTGTGGCGGGTTACCCTTCCATCTTCCCACCCGTGTACCCTCTCCAGGCTTATTACGATCCATACCAGCAACATCAGGTGTACGCCGGCGGGCACATGTCTTGCCCGTGCAATCAGTGCCATGGGATGCCGGGTTACTACATGGCTCGCGAAGGCAACAGGGGTAATTACTACGGGAATCGGGTCGACTACTTCAGCGAAGAGAATCCCTCATTCTGCACAGTCATGTAA